AATCCCCTCCCTTACAATGCTTCCTTGCCGACACTGATCGTATAGGCAGCCTCAACCGGAGTGACAAATATTTTTCCGTCGCCGAAGGCGCCTTTTTCCCCAGTCTTGGCATTTTTTATGATAATTCTTACCACATCGTCTTTATCTTCGTCTTCTACCACCAGCATCAATAATTCTTTGGGAATTTCATCATAGTGGACTGTGCCCACCTGAAGGCCGCGCTGCTTTCCCCGTCCGACTACATCATATTTTGTGACCGCCGGAAAACCTGCGTCAGATAATTCGGATAGAACAATCCCCGCTTTTTCCGGTCTGACAATGGCTTTTATCATTAACATACAATCGCCTCCGTTTCATTTTCGCTTATTATGGTTTATAGATCCACCAAGCCGAATTCCATTAAAATCTCTTCCAGGCGTTCCTGGGTCATCGGCTTGGGAATTACGAACATATCATTACCATCAATGTTTTTCGCCAAAGTCCGGTACTCGTCAGCCTGATCCGCCTTCGGATCAAAATCAATCACGGTTTTCTTGTTGATTTCCGCTTTCGTAACCATGGGACTTCTTGGTACAAAGTGAATCAGCTGACTGCCCAGTTCTTTGGCAAAAGCGTCCAGCAATTCGTACTCGTTGGCGACTTTTCTGCTGTTGCAGATAATACCGCCTAATCTAACGCCGCCGCTGTTGGCAAATTTCAAAATACCTTTGGAAATATTATTGGCCGCATACATAGCCATCATTTCCCCGCTGGCGACAATATAAATTTCCCGGGCTTTTCCTTCACGAATCGGCATTGCGAAGCCGCCGCAGACAACATCGCCCAGTACATCGTAGAATACATAGTCCAGATCATCCGTATAAGCACCCAGCTGTTCCAGCATATTGATGGAAGTAATGATACCTCGGCCGGCACAGCCAACCCCAGGTTCCGGTCCACCGGATTCCACGCATTTGATGTTGCCAAAGCCTTCTTTCATAATGTAATCCAGATCGATGTCGTCGCCTTCTTCCCGCAATGTGTCCAGAACCGATTTCTGTGCCAAACCGCCCAGCAGCAGTCTGGTGGAATCTGCCTTGGGGTCGCAGCCAACCACCATGATGTGCTTACCCATTTCAGCCAATCCGGCTGTAAGATTCTGCGTCGTCGTCGATTTACCGATTCCGCCTTTACCATATATTGCCACCTGTCTCATACTAAGCTCCTCCTTATATCTTTTTTAAAATTTTCTAAATTAAACTTCTTGAAAAAGAACACTCTGTTGACTATAATAAATAATGGGTATAGGAAATAAACCCTGGCGCAACTGGGGAATAAAACTTTACCTGCGTTGCTTCATGAGTACTGCGAATACTCATGAAGCATTTCTTTATGGCCGCAGCTCGTCTGCTTGCTGCAACCACCTCCTTTCAATAACAATCCTCCTGCGGCTGAAGGACAGAAAGAGGCTTATAAACGTCAAAGCGTTTATAAGCCTCTTTGCTTTTCATCTAAACTTAATAAGATTTTTAGTTGAGTATACCATAGGAATATGAGCAGAGCAAGAGGCTGGTAAATATTCACAATATTAAAATTATAGCTGCCTGCAGCGAATTATGGCTTTGCTATTCCTGGGTCATAGCAAAGCCTCGCCCGCAATAGCCGCTCTTCCGCCTGCATCCCGTTTATCAAACCAGCACTGATAGTTCTCTCCTTATAAGTGACGAATCAAAAATAACTTACGGTCAGGCAAGGTCATCTTCTCCGGCCGCTTCCGAAAGCCGGTAACGAACGCAATACTTACCATGCACCAGTAAGCTGTCAGCTCGGCCCATTCTTCCAAAACTTCTCCCTAAAGCAATACCCTCCCCGGTACCGCCGCTGCCGCCGGATTCATCACTGTCAACTCAAACCATGCTGTTCGCAGCCTGCTTCCGCCGCCAAGAATACAATGCCGTCGACAAGGCAAATAGAGCCGTACCGGCAGTCAGCAAGAATATAATACTGATCTGCAGATCCGGAGCATATCCGTGTAAGGCCAAATCCCGTACATTATCGGCAATATATGTTACCGGAATAATGCAGGAAATAGTCCAGCCAAACAAATTCATGGCGTACCGCGGCCAAGTATAGCCAGAAAATAAAAAACAGGGAACAGCATAGGAAACAACTAACTGCAGTAAAAATACCTGGTTGGTACAAAAAGCCGGCAGCAAGCTGGCCAGCGAAGTAATGACAAAGATAAAGACCGTACCTAAGAACAGCAGACTGGCAACACTGCCGCGAAAAGGAACGCCGAACACATCGACTGCAATCAGAATTGAAGCAATAAATCCGCCGATTCCGCCGATCCAATAGGGCAGCAATTTGGCAAATAGGACCTTGACGGCGGCTGTATTGCGTAATTCCTGAAATTTTTTATACTCATTGGCCATAGTCATACTGACCGCCATCATGACGCCGGTCTGAAACGCTACAAAGAAAATTCCCAGTACAAAAAAGCTGGTATAGTTCAGCGTCGGATTGTTTAACACCCGCAGACGAAACTGAATCGGCGCGACATGACTGAGAGCCTGGCTGGGCAGTTGGCCGGCCGCTTCCAGTAAGCCCATTTTGATACTGCTGAGATAGTTGCTCACAATTTCCTGCACCATGCTGATGACGGCGCCGTCAAACACAAGATTTGAGGCGTTCAGTTCGAATAAAAGATTGGAGCCGAACCCGTTTTTTATATCCCGCGAATAATTAGGCGGTATGGAAAGCGCACAATAACCGATTTGATCTCTCAGCATGGATTCCATTTCTTCCTGGGATAAGACATCGGCTACTATTTGAAATTTTTCCGAATCATCCAGTGCCTGGATTAGGGACCGGCTTAATTGCGTCTGATCCTGATCATAAATGATCATCGGCACATGATTCATAACATTAGCGCTGTACAGCAGCCCCATCAGCGTCGTATAAGCAGCGCCCACGCCCAGCAGTAAAAAAATTATGATCGGTTCCCTCTTAAAGATAAACCGTATTTCCTTGATTACAATATCTTTAATACTCATGTCGGCGCTCCTTCATCCGAACGAAATTTGCTGTGCTTGCGGCGCAAACTGAAAATTCCGCCGGCAGCCACCAGCAGAACGAGCCCGGACATATACAAAATTCCGGCATCATGCAGCAAGTGAGGCGCATATCCGTTCAGCATTAAATCACGCATATTGTCGGCCATATAGCCGATAGGCACCGACTTGGCAAATACGTAGCTGAAGGTATTCATGATCATCTGCGGCCAGATATAACCGCTGAACAGCAGCGCCGGCATAATATACAGTAGCGGCATAAGCACTGCCATCACTTCCCCCGGCGCAACCGTGCCGATAAAACATCCTACTGCCGCCACTGAAAAAACGTAACCACTGCCAAGGAGTAACAGTTCTCCGATCCCGCCGCGAAAGGGAAGCATAAATACATAAACGCAAATTAACACGTAGCCAATAAAGGTAAGAACGCCGCATAGCCAATACGCAAGCATTTTGCCGGCCAAAATCAGCGGTGTTGCCGTTTCCTTCCAGGCGTCAAGCCGTTGGAATTCCCGGTTTACCAGAGGACCCACCGTTAAAACGATGCCGGTTTGCAATGCATATACACCGAGGCCGATCAGCAAAAAGTTCGTATAGCCAAATGTGGGATTGTTCAATATCCGGGTTTCCACGTCAATGGGGCTGGCGTAGTGGGAAGATGCCCCCGGCGGCATGCCGATGACTCCAATCAGGTCTTGGGCAATTGCGGGATACACCTTGCCGATCAGATCCTGCGCCGAGCCGATCAAGGTGTTGGCGATGATAATATTGCTGCCGTCTACTTCAAACAATATCGGCGCTGATACTCCCTTCTTGATATCCCGGGAAAAATGCAGCGGTATGGCGACGCCTACCAGTGATTTTTTCTCGCGCATATATTGTTCCAGTTCTTCCTGGGTATCGACATAAGCGACAATCCGGAACCGGTCAGAATCCTCGAAAGCCCGAACCACTTCGCGACTTAATGCGGTCTGGTCTTCATCATACACAACGGTAGCGGTATAGTTTACGGTATTCTTCAAATACAAAGTCCCGAACAGCAAAACATACACAATCGGAATTCCAATAAAGAAACAGGCAGCGCTGCGATCTTTAACAAACATAATCCGGAATTCCCGTCTCATGATCCTCAGGAGGCCCATCTTACACATCACCATTTAACAGACGGAACCGCATTCCCGGACGAATTTTTTCGGAATTCACCTGGACTTTTACATTAAACGTAATAATGTCATTTTCACTCCGCTCATTGGTGGCGCGATACGTGGCAAATTCGGATTTTTTGCTGATATCGACGATCGTTCCCTGCAATTTCAGGTTGCTGTCCCGGCCTTGGAGCATAACCGTCTGCTGTATAGAGTACTGGCTCAAATCGGTTTCTTTCACTTTAAAATTAACCCAGTTATCCACCGGATCCTGAATCGTCACAATGGGCATTCCGGTTGACACCATTGCCCCTTCTTCCACATGCTTCGTCGTAATGATGCCGTCAAACGGTGCCCGTATTTCAGTTTCATCCAAAGATACTTCCACTTGCTCCAGGTTAGCCTGACCCTGTGTTACTTTGCTGCGCATCGCTTCCTCATTAGCCAGGTTGACATTTGTTTGCAGTAGTCCGGCTTTAGCTGAAGTAACACCGGCCTGGGCCTGAGTATAAGCGGCCTGAGCTACCTGATATTTTGTGCGGTAGGTATCAAACAATTGATGGGAAATAGCGCCTGATTCCACCAATTCGCTGAAGCGATTATAATCACTTTCCGCCAGAGCCAAGTCCGACTGGGCTTTTTCCAACTGGGCGTAAGCGGTATTCAAAGCAGCCTTGGCTGTCTGATCCTGCTGAACTGTAACAGTAGAAGCCTGAGCAGTCTGCGCCTCCAATGCTTTAATATTAGCCCGGGCCTGATTGGCCTGAGCGACAATATCGCGCTTATCAATCTGAGCTAATAATTGTCCTTTTTTAACGCGATCGCCTTCTTTGACCAGCAGGTTCACCACCCGGCCCGGCACTTTGGAGTTGATGTCGACCTCCGTGGCATCAGCACGGCCCCACATTTCCGGGACGGCAGCCGCCCCATTGCCGCCGCAGCCGGTGAGCAAAGTGACGGATAAAATCACCAGCAGCAGATAAATCGCACCGTGCCTAAAAAAGGTATCCTTTCTTGTCATCATTCGATAAATCTCCTCTCTTTTCTAACAGTCAGCGTACCCGCAGCTGTTTTTTGTAATCTTATGTACTAATTTGGTATTTTTGGTACTAGCAACCACATTTAAACTGCGTGCAATGCACGCAGTTTAAATGTGGTTGCTATATCACAAACAAGTCTGTTCAGTCCTTATCCTCCGCCAAAATTCCATGCAGCATAATATCCAGCATGGCTGCCACCGCATCCGGATAAGTTATATTGTTTGCGGATAAAAAAGGATAGCTGGTCAAATCCGTACTGTTAAGCATATGCTGAATAACCCCGATATGAACAGGCCGGATTGAGCCGGCCTCCATCCCCTGAAGCAGCAGAGCGGTTAAATGATTCATCCGTTCCTTACGAAAACCGACAACTTTTTCCCATTCTTTCGGATACGTCAGGCGGAGATCATCATATACTCGGTTATGAAATGGTTCAAAAGTTTGGGATGTGATAGTCAATACCGCCTGAAGTTTTTTAATAATCGTTAACTCCGATTGATAAATTTTGCTTTCCTGTGTCCGAAAATCATTCAGCACCGTATCTAAGATAGCGGCAACGAGTTCTTCCTTGGAAGAAAAGTACTCATACAGTGACGATTTACTGATACTCAGCCGCTTTGTAAGATCGCTCATCGTAAACTTGAAGCCTCTTAAATTGATTTCTTCAACAGCCGCCACAATAATTCGGTTGCGCAAAACAATCACCTCATACCCTCAGGTACCAGAAAAGACTAACATGGTATTACAATTACTATACTATTCCACTTTTTGTCATATGTCAATAATAAATCGTTATAGACTTAAAACAAAAAACAACCGGCTACTGTTTTTAGCCTTACTGCTCCACCTCATCCACCTCATCAGGCGGTGCCGTGAGAAATTGCACTTTAGGATTATTATCACTGGTCCAGCGCAGCGACCATTCATTATTAAACAAGGCCACCGGCCGATCTTTGCCGTCACGTACCAGCATACAGCGATCCATTCCCTTCAGTGCTTTCACGTTCAGGCTGACCCCGTTCAGCCAGCGAGCCAGCTCATAAGAAAGGAAGTTCAGCAAAATGTCAACGTTGTATTCATTCTTCAGCCGATATTCCAAAACATCGAACTGCAAACTGCCCACCGCTCCCACAATAAAGGATTCCATCCCCATATCCTCCTGATGAAAGACCTGAATAGCGCCCTCCTGGGTCAGTTCGGTAATACCTTTGACAAACTGTTTGCGCCGCATGGTATCTTTGGCCTGCACCCGGGCAAACCGCTCCGGCGGAAAAATAGGAAATTCTTCAAAGGTAAATGTCTGCCCCTCCTCACTCAGCGTGTCGCCAATGCCAAAAACTCCCGGATCAAACAAACCGACAATATCTCCCGGATACGCCTCATCAATGATCGTCCGTTCCTGAGCTAGGAACTGCTGAGGTTGGGTCAGTTTCAGTTTTTTGCCGGTTCTGGCCTGACGAACCGACATGCCTTTGGTGAATTTGCCGGAACAAATCCGCATAAAGGCCAACCGGTCCCGATGGGCCGGATTCATATTGGCCTGAATTTTAAAAATAAAGCCGGAAAAATTGGGATCATCCGGATTAATTTGTCCCTCGGAAGACTGTCGCGGCGCCGGCGCCGGCGCCAAATGTAAAAACTCTTCCAGGAAGGGGCGCACGCCGAAGTTAGTCATGGCGCTGCCAAAAAAGATCGGCGTCAGTTCGCCCGTCAAGACCTTTCCCATGTCAAAAGCATCACCGGCCATATCCAGGAGCTCAATATCGTCACACAATGCCTTATGAATATCCGTACCGATAATTTCGGCAAATGCCGGATCGTCCACACTCCCCAGCGTCGACGGCATAACCCACTGCCCATGGGAACCACCGCCCTCGAATAACTCGATTTGGGCCAATTGGCGATTGTACACGCCTTTATAATCCCCGTCCACGCCAATTGGCCAGTTCATGGGATAACCGTTGATGTCCAGAACCTTCTCAATTTCTTCCATCAGTTCAAACGGATTTTTCCCATGGCGATCCAGTTT
This genomic interval from Veillonellales bacterium contains the following:
- the nifH gene encoding nitrogenase iron protein, with protein sequence MRQVAIYGKGGIGKSTTTQNLTAGLAEMGKHIMVVGCDPKADSTRLLLGGLAQKSVLDTLREEGDDIDLDYIMKEGFGNIKCVESGGPEPGVGCAGRGIITSINMLEQLGAYTDDLDYVFYDVLGDVVCGGFAMPIREGKAREIYIVASGEMMAMYAANNISKGILKFANSGGVRLGGIICNSRKVANEYELLDAFAKELGSQLIHFVPRSPMVTKAEINKKTVIDFDPKADQADEYRTLAKNIDGNDMFVIPKPMTQERLEEILMEFGLVDL
- a CDS encoding peptide chain release factor 3, with the protein product MSVENGELSAEIQRRRTFAIISHPDAGKTTLTEKLLLYGGAIHLAGSVKSRKAQKHAVSDWMEIEKQRGISVTSSVLQFDYDGFRINILDTPGHEDFSEDTYRTLMAVDSAVMLIDVAKGVEAQTKKLFKVCKQRGIPIFTFINKLDRHGKNPFELMEEIEKVLDINGYPMNWPIGVDGDYKGVYNRQLAQIELFEGGGSHGQWVMPSTLGSVDDPAFAEIIGTDIHKALCDDIELLDMAGDAFDMGKVLTGELTPIFFGSAMTNFGVRPFLEEFLHLAPAPAPRQSSEGQINPDDPNFSGFIFKIQANMNPAHRDRLAFMRICSGKFTKGMSVRQARTGKKLKLTQPQQFLAQERTIIDEAYPGDIVGLFDPGVFGIGDTLSEEGQTFTFEEFPIFPPERFARVQAKDTMRRKQFVKGITELTQEGAIQVFHQEDMGMESFIVGAVGSLQFDVLEYRLKNEYNVDILLNFLSYELARWLNGVSLNVKALKGMDRCMLVRDGKDRPVALFNNEWSLRWTSDNNPKVQFLTAPPDEVDEVEQ
- a CDS encoding P-II family nitrogen regulator, translating into MLMIKAIVRPEKAGIVLSELSDAGFPAVTKYDVVGRGKQRGLQVGTVHYDEIPKELLMLVVEDEDKDDVVRIIIKNAKTGEKGAFGDGKIFVTPVEAAYTISVGKEAL
- a CDS encoding HlyD family efflux transporter periplasmic adaptor subunit, which produces MMTRKDTFFRHGAIYLLLVILSVTLLTGCGGNGAAAVPEMWGRADATEVDINSKVPGRVVNLLVKEGDRVKKGQLLAQIDKRDIVAQANQARANIKALEAQTAQASTVTVQQDQTAKAALNTAYAQLEKAQSDLALAESDYNRFSELVESGAISHQLFDTYRTKYQVAQAAYTQAQAGVTSAKAGLLQTNVNLANEEAMRSKVTQGQANLEQVEVSLDETEIRAPFDGIITTKHVEEGAMVSTGMPIVTIQDPVDNWVNFKVKETDLSQYSIQQTVMLQGRDSNLKLQGTIVDISKKSEFATYRATNERSENDIITFNVKVQVNSEKIRPGMRFRLLNGDV
- a CDS encoding ABC transporter permease; this encodes MSIKDIVIKEIRFIFKREPIIIFLLLGVGAAYTTLMGLLYSANVMNHVPMIIYDQDQTQLSRSLIQALDDSEKFQIVADVLSQEEMESMLRDQIGYCALSIPPNYSRDIKNGFGSNLLFELNASNLVFDGAVISMVQEIVSNYLSSIKMGLLEAAGQLPSQALSHVAPIQFRLRVLNNPTLNYTSFFVLGIFFVAFQTGVMMAVSMTMANEYKKFQELRNTAAVKVLFAKLLPYWIGGIGGFIASILIAVDVFGVPFRGSVASLLFLGTVFIFVITSLASLLPAFCTNQVFLLQLVVSYAVPCFLFSGYTWPRYAMNLFGWTISCIIPVTYIADNVRDLALHGYAPDLQISIIFLLTAGTALFALSTALYSWRRKQAANSMV
- a CDS encoding ABC transporter permease, which gives rise to MFVKDRSAACFFIGIPIVYVLLFGTLYLKNTVNYTATVVYDEDQTALSREVVRAFEDSDRFRIVAYVDTQEELEQYMREKKSLVGVAIPLHFSRDIKKGVSAPILFEVDGSNIIIANTLIGSAQDLIGKVYPAIAQDLIGVIGMPPGASSHYASPIDVETRILNNPTFGYTNFLLIGLGVYALQTGIVLTVGPLVNREFQRLDAWKETATPLILAGKMLAYWLCGVLTFIGYVLICVYVFMLPFRGGIGELLLLGSGYVFSVAAVGCFIGTVAPGEVMAVLMPLLYIMPALLFSGYIWPQMIMNTFSYVFAKSVPIGYMADNMRDLMLNGYAPHLLHDAGILYMSGLVLLVAAGGIFSLRRKHSKFRSDEGAPT
- a CDS encoding TetR/AcrR family transcriptional regulator — protein: MRNRIIVAAVEEINLRGFKFTMSDLTKRLSISKSSLYEYFSSKEELVAAILDTVLNDFRTQESKIYQSELTIIKKLQAVLTITSQTFEPFHNRVYDDLRLTYPKEWEKVVGFRKERMNHLTALLLQGMEAGSIRPVHIGVIQHMLNSTDLTSYPFLSANNITYPDAVAAMLDIMLHGILAEDKD